A region of the Leeuwenhoekiella sp. MAR_2009_132 genome:
ACGACCAGAATTAATACAGCTTTTAGAAGATAAAGGTATTGAAGCTTTGCAGGAAGAGCTTTTGCTACGTGACCCTAAGCACTATGCTTCTATAGATTTAAATAACAAGCAACGTCTTATAAGAGCCTTAGAAATATGTAGAGGCACCTCAAAACCATACTCTTCATTCTTAGCTAAGAATACGATAAGTAGAAATTTTCAATCTTTAAGAATAGGATTGAATGCAGATCGAGAAATTATATACGATCGTATAAATCAGCGCGTAGATCTGATGATTGCAAATGGTCTGGTGGAAGAAGCTCAAAATCTATACCCACTCAAAGACCTCAATGCTTTGCAAACTGTAGGTTATAAAGAAATATTCAACTTCTTTGAGGGTAACTACGATCTAGCTACCGCCATTGAAGAAATTAAAAAAAATACGAGACGTTTTGCTAAAAGACAATTAACGTGGTATCGCAGAGATAAATCTGTGTTATGGTTTGATTACAAAACACCTGTAGAAGAAATTATAGATGTTATAAAAGATAAAACGCCTCTTCACTAAGAGGCGTTTTACAAATACCACTATTTTTTCTCTTCGTCACTCTTAACCACAAGGCGGAAACCTTCACCGTGTATGTTAAGTATTTCTACTGTATCGTCACGCTTTAAATACTTACGTAATTTAGCGATATAAACATCCATACTTCTAGAAGTAAAGTAGTTATCATCTCTCCATATTTTTGTAAGTGCTAATTCGCGAGGCATTAAGTCATTCTCGTGTAAAGCTAAAAGACGTAATAATTCATTCTCTTTAGGAGAAAGCTTTATTTGCTCATCTTCTTTATAAGTAAGGAAACGTAATTTTGAATTTAAGAAGAAACCACCTATTTGAAATTCAAACTGCTTACTATCTGCTACAGAATCTGTTGCCTTACGCATCATGATTGCTTTAATTTTCATTAAAAGCACTTCACTATCAAAAGGTTTATTTAAATAATCATCTGCACCTACTTTATAGCCTTTAAGAACATCTTCTTTCATCGCTTTAGCAGTCAGGAAAATAATAGGCACATCCTCGTTTTTTTCGCGAATTTCTTTTGCAAGAGTAAAACCATCTTTATACGGCATCATCACATCTAGAATACAAAGATCAAAGTCGTCCTTTTTGAACTTCTCAAATCCTTCCATTCCATTTTTTGCATGAGTTACATCGTAGTCATTCATTGAAAGGTAATCTTTCAATACCGTCCCAAAGTTCGGATCGTCCTCTACGAGTAAGATTTTTTTGTTTTCAGTTTCCATTGTTTAAGATATTAGTGGTAGTTTAATAATAAAGGTACTGCCTTTGCCTTTTTCGCTCTGTACCCAGATTTCACCTGCGTGATCTTCTACCATACGTTTTGCGTATGCAAGACCCAGACCGTGCCCTTTTACATTATGTATATCGCCAGTGTGCTCGCGATAGAATTTATCAAATATTTTCTTTTGAACTTGTTTTGTCATCCCGTCACCCTGATCTTTTATTTTAATCAAAATGAAGTTCTTAAGGTTTTCTGTATAAATATCTATTTTAGGTACATCTGTAGAATATTTTACAGCATTATCAAGAATATTTACCAGCACATTTGTAAAATGTGACTCATTTGCGAGAACAGAACTTTTTAATGCACCCAGATGGGTCTTTATATACCCCTGTCGATCTTCAACTATTAACTCAATATGCATAATTGCATCTTCAATTAAATCGTGAAGTTTTAGCCGTTCTTTTTTAATATCAAGCTCGTTCTTCTCAAGTTTTGATATACGAAGTACGTTCTCTACCTGAGCGTGCATTCTTTTATTCTCTTCCCTAATCATACCCATATATCGGGTTAATGCTTCAGGATTTCCATTTATTTTAGGATTCTTTATTGCGTCAAGCGCTAAATTTATTGTAGCTATTGGCGTTTTAAACTCGTGCGTCATGTTGTTGATGAAATCGGTTTTGATTTCTGAAATCTGACGCTGTTTTACTAACTGCTGAAGTGCACTACTGTAAGCGATTACTATAATTAAAGTAAATAAGATACTTAAGCCGCCCATACCTATCACAGAAGATACGACATACTTTTTCTCTCCCGGAAAATTAGCAACTAGTTGATAATCACTATTTCCTTCATTATCTGCAAAAAGCGGAACACTAAAATTTTGATCTGGTGATTGAATATCAAAATCTTCAGAACGTACATTAGTAACTAAATTATTACTGTATATGGCATATTCAAAATTAGTCTCCATATCGCGTTCAGCAAGTTCCATTGTGAGTAAACGCTCTAATTCTTTAGTATCTACACGTTTGTGAATAGGAATTTTACGGGTAATATACATAACCGCCTGTTCAATATTGTAACGTTCGATGTCACTTAAATCAGACATTCTGGTAAAAATCGTAGTACGGTCTACCTCTGCCTTATCCAGATCATTTTTATCAATAATCTCTGTGTATTGTCTTTGAAGATATTTTTTAAACTTGATACTATCTACTTCATAATCGAGAATAGGAGCACTCAATTTGTAATCCTGCTCTACAATACTATTTCTAAAAACATACGACTCGTTAGTAATTGAATCTTCTTCTTTATAAATAAGATCATATAAACTAACATCGTCTGGAATTCCCAGACTGTCACGCATTTTTAAAACAGGATTATACCAGGTATTTACTTCCTTAATCTGTATGTCACGAGCCACAGTATTAAGCACTTGCTTGGCATTAAAACCAAATTGCCCTCGTTTTGCTTCTATACTATTTGAAATCCAGTAACCCTGCACAAATATAATGCCTATGAGGGACAAGCTCATCAACACAACAAGTAGCACAAAGAGTTTTTTATTCATATGCCCAAATGTATGATTTTAACATTTAGGGGATTATTGGTTTAACCAAATGTTAACAAGAATAAGCTATGTATTTAAAGGGGTTGCCAAGAGTTGAAGGTGTATTTCTAAAACCTTTTTTTTACTAATCTCCAGATCTATGTTCTCAATAACAAAATCTGCCAGTGGAATCTTTTTAAAATCATCCCACTGTTTATCTATTCTATTCTTAATTTCTTTTACACTGGTATGATCTCTATCAAGAACACGTTGAATTCGTACATCTTCTGGAGCTGTAACTAAAATGACAAAATCACACGAAGTATGCGTTCCATTTTCAAAAAGAATAGCCGCTTCTTTAAGAACATAAGGTGCTTCTTGAACGACACTCCATTCTTCAAAATGCACTTTTACTGCAGGATGTACAATTTTATTAAGTTGCTCTAGTAATTTTGAATCTTTAAAAACTTTTGACGCTACATATTTACGGTCGAGGATATTGTTTTCATATGCTTTATCACCTAGAAGATTGATGATCTGATTTCTTAATGCATCAGTTTGCATAAGTGCTTTAGCTTCAGTATCTGCATAATAAACCGGAATATCAAATCGTTCATTAAAATAACGAGCTATGGTGGTTTTGCCACTTCCTATACCTCCTGTAATTCCTACAATTTTCATTTTACTAGAAGATATTGAACTGTACTTTCACTTATACGCACATCCCTTACAAATTCTGGTATTTCAACAACCTGCGGTGTCAGGGAGGTTGAAAGGCTATCTGCCTCATCAAAGTCTACAACTACTTTAAAATCTGAAGACTTTACCCGGTCATAATTGGTAACATTTACATTAAAAATTACATTTATACGCTTCGGAAAGACCTTTGCAGACACATGCGGCGGTACATTTATTAATTGAAGCGGAACAGACACAGAACCTTCAGTAAATTTATCTACATGTAAATTATAAGCGATTGTATTAGGCAGTAATTCTACGTTGGGTATTTTTTTAAACAAATGCAATGAAATATTACCTTCTTTAGATGCTCTAATATCCTCAAAAACTTCTGCACTCGTATATACCTTGGTAATAGTATCTACCTCAGACTCGGGACCTCTTACTGTAATACTGTCTGGTTTGATTTCCATTCCCTGAAAACTTCCATAACCCGGAGCATAGCTTATTTCAAAATTAGAAATTACAGGAACGCGTTTATCATAATTTCTATCTAAAGTAAAATAAACAGTATCGGGTTCAAATTCTGTTATTTCACTACCACTTAGACTTCCTTTTAACGCATCACTTTCCGCAGTAAAAACATAGTAAGATCTGCTACCGTTTTTAGGTAGATTTGATAGGTCTATAGGAAATGCCTGAGAGAAAAATCTATATTTAAAATAATCATACCCACTTGCTTTACCCGTTACTTTAACAGAGGTTGTAGAGCTTTTCTTGAGTATGTAATCTTCAGACAGATTCTGAAAAGTTAATGGTATTTTAACCGTAAAACTAAAATTACGATTCAACTTAATCATAATCGAAATAGCAGCAACCACTAAAAAAATGGTTAGAAAAACCCGAAGGTTTGAATTTTTGCTGCGCTTCTTTTTATCTGACATGAAAATGTTATTGATGCTAAAATTACTCAAAAAATAAGTGAGGATACTTTTTGCGAGGATCCTTTTTGAGATATCGTATATAATAGGTAGACTCTGCAAATGCAAAACCATATCCCGTAAATTGTACAAGAACAGCCCAAACAGAAAGTAAACCTACCGTTATATTTTTATTTTTAATTGTAGAATCTAAAACTATAAACACAAAATACAAAGCTACCAGACAAACTGGTATATAGAAACCTATTAGCGCTAAAATAAATGCCGTAATCAATCCTAAAGTAAAAAGACTGGGAAACCAAAACGTAAGTTTAGAACTTTGTGGATGCCAAGTCGTGAGGATGGGTCTAACTAATCCAAATTTGCGTACCTGCTTGTAAAACTTAGCCCACGATATACGACGCTTGTGATATACAAAAGCTCCTGTAATTAATTGAGATTTAAAACCCAGATCCCATAACCTAATCGTTAAATCGGGATCTTCACCGGGATGTATTTTACCAAAACCCCCTGAAGCCTCAAAAGCTTTTTTAGAAATACCCATATTAAAACTACGTGGTTCAAAACTGGAAGAAGCTTCTTTTCTACCCCGTATACCTCCTGTAGTCAATAAAGAGGTCATCACATAGTTAATGGCTTTTTGAAGAATCGTAAAATTTTCTTCAGCTGCATCTGGACCTCCAAAAAAGTCTGAAAACTTTTTAGTCAGACTGTCATCTACGCGCTTCAGATAACTTTCTGGCAAGACGCAATCACTATCTAAAATTAGAAAATAATTGCCTGTGGCACGCTGCATTCCATAATTGCGGGAATCACCGGGACCTGTATTCTCTTTTATAAAATAAGTGATGTTTAAATCTGAATATTCTTCAATAACATCCTCAGAAGTTTCTATAGAACCATCTTCAACAATTACAATTTCAAAAGGTTTTCTAAAAGTTTGTGCCCTTAAACTTTGCAACAACTCCCGTACTTCCTGAGGTCTGTTATATACCGGTATAATTATTGAAAAAACTAAGTTCATCAATTTAAGTTTTTATAAAAAAAGATGCTATTATCGAAAATAAACGATATAAAAAATGCCCGAAAGTGTTGCTTCGGGCATTTTCTATAAGGGTAATTAAAATTTATTTTTGCTCGTTAACAAACGCTTCCATTACTTCATTACTTACACCCATATTGCTAAATCCACCATCGTGGAATAAGTTTTGAAGTGTAACTTTTTTAGTAAGGTCAGAAAATAATGTAATCGTATAATCTGCACACTCCTGAGCTGTAGCGTTACCTAACGGACTCATTTTTTCTGCATATGCAATAAAACCGTCAAAACCTTTTACGCCCTGGCCAGCTGTTGTAGGTGTAGGTGATTGTGAAATTGTGTTTACACGTACTTTTTTATCACGTCCAAAGAAATAACCGAAACTACGCGCAATACTTTCTAAATAGGCTTTGTTATCTGCCATGTCATTATAATCTGGGAAAACACGTTGTGCAGCCATATAAGTTAGTGCAACAATACTCCCCCACTCATTCATAGCATCTTGCTTATATAGAACCTGCATTGTTTTATGAAAAGACATTGCACTCACATCTGTACCTTTTTGAGTCCAGTCGTAATTCTGATCTGTATAATGACGCCCCTTACGTACATTTATAGACATACCTATGCTGTGTAAAACGAAATCGAGTTTACCACCTAATTCTTCGACTGCTCCCGCTACAAGTTTCTCAAGATCTTCAACAGACGTAGCGTCTGCAGGTATGATTTTAGAACCTGTTTTTTCTGCTAACTTGTTAATGCTTCCCATACGCATTGCAATGGGTGCATTTGTTAAGACAAAAGTTCCACCTTCTTCGTGAACGCGCTCAGCTGTCTTCCATGCGATTGAATTTTCATCAAGCGCTCCAAAAATGATTCCTCGTTTTCCTTTTAATAAATTATAGGACATAATCGTTGTTTAATTTAAGTGGTCAAATATACTATTTTATTAATTGAGTAGTTGTCTTGCGTGGTCAAAAGCAGCATCAGAAGATGCTTTTCCACCCAGCATTTCAGCCAACTCTGCAATGCGTTGATCCCGGTCTAATACTTTGATCCCCGTTGTTGTTTTTTGTTGCTTATCTTCTTTATAAACTTTAAAGTGATGTGCTCCCTGCCCGGCTATCTGCGGTAAATGGGTAATACTTATGAGCTGCATGCGATTGCCCATCGCCTTCATGATATAGCCCATTTTTAAAGCGACTTCTCCACTTACCCCGGTATCAATCTCATCAAAAATTAGTGTAGGTAAATGTGCATAATCACTAAGAACAGATTTTATAGCGAGCATAATACGTGATAATTCTCCTCCAGAAGCTGCTTTTTTAAGTTCCTGAGCGCGCATTCCCTTATTTGCTGTAAAAAGAAAATGAAGTAGATCTTTACCATTATCTAAAAATGACGGACTATCTGTTAGACTTACCTCAAAACGTGCATTAGGCATCCCCAGGTTAGCAAGTATACTCTGAAGCTTTTCAGTTAATGGTTTTATAGTTTTTGTACGCTTACTTGTAAGTTGTACCGCAAGTTTTTCTAACTCAATTTTAGCCTGAGCAATCTCCCGCTCTAATTTTGTGATATTTTGATCTAAATTATTAAGCGACTGTACTTCTTCGTCAAGCGCATCTCGTATCTCAATAAGACCTTCAACACTATCCACCTGATGCTTTTTCTGAAGATCAAAAAACAACTTCAATCTGCTTTCTAGTCGGGCTAATTCTGTAGGATCACCCTCTGTGTCTGCAGCAAGATCATTTATACTTTCTGAAACATCATCAAGCTCTATGGTTACAGCCTCAAGTCGCTCCCATAATTCTTTAAGTTTAGGGCTAAACCCAGACAATTTAGACAATCGTACTTTAGCAGAAAGCAACATTTCATTAACGCCTACTTCTTCCCTGCTCAAAATCTGATAAGCTTCTGCCAGACCTTCCGTAATTTGTTCTACATTATTTAGCGTATCGTGTGCTGTTTCAATGATTTCCTGCTCACCTGCTTTTAAATTTGCAGCAAGTAATTCTTCCAGCAAAAATGATTTATACTCTTCTTCTTTTTGAACTTCCTCTTTTTGCTTTACTAGTTTCTTCAACTGGTTTTCTTTTTTCCTGAAAGCAGCATAAAGCTCTGAGTATGTAGTTAAGTTTTTTCCATTTTCAGCAAATGCATCTAAAACTTGAAACTGAAAATCAACATCTGTCACTTCCATTGTTTGATGTTGACTGTGAATATCTACAAGACGTAATCCTAAAGCTGACAACTGGTTTAGAGTTACAGGCGTGTCATTTATAAAGGCCCTGCTTTTGCCACTAGCCAGAATCTCTCTACGTATAATAGTCTGTGGCTCAAAATCGAGGTTTTCTGTAGCAAAAAGAGCTTCTAAATTATAGGTAGTAATATCAAAATGTGCTTCAATTACACATTTCTCGTCAGGGTTACCTATACTACCTATATCTGCCCGTTTCCCCAAAATAAGACCTAAAGCCCCCAAAAGTATAGATTTACCGGCTCCCGTCTCACCAGTAATTACCGTAAACCCATCATTAAAATTGAGATTTACCTCTTCAATTAATGCGTAGTTTTTTATGTGTATTGAATTGAGCAATTAAAGTTTTATTTAATTTTTAAACTGAAAATTTATAGGTAAATATAGGAGAGAAAATCACCACAATCAAAGAATTTAAGATGTCTCTTATAATTTGATTTGTTGCCAGTATGACGATTTCGTTGGAGCTACTTTATTTAAAATGGTTACAAGATTACTCACATTAACTTGCGGCCCGCCAGAAAACATACTAGCAATCTCTTCTGCCTTAGTATCAAAAAAAACACGAGACAAAAAATTATTAGGTCTGTTTGCATACAGTTGATTAAAGAGTTGCAAGGTAACTGCTATAGATTGCTTTGCTTCTTTAGTATTATCTGCCATATAATCTAGACCGTTTTTATGATAAGCATATAGCGCATCTGAAAACTCTCTAAAATTAGGAGATAATAAATCTTGATTTAGTCTGTATCTTGATTGCGTGCCACTTTGAGCAGACCAGCCATCACTAACCTGTTGTTGTGCGGTATTTACAATACGCTTTGCCTCTTCAAAATAAGGCTCCCCACCACCTAACTCGTAAGTACTCGCGTCAAGACCTATAATAGTGTAGGCATAAAAAGAAAGCACTGAAATAAGGTTTGAATCAAAATTGTTAGGATTGTAGTTTAAAGGCTGAAACTCTGTATATCTAAAATTAAACTGCTTGTCATTAAAATTAAAAACCGGCGTATTATATGTTGAATTATAAACC
Encoded here:
- the miaA gene encoding tRNA (adenosine(37)-N6)-dimethylallyltransferase MiaA, whose protein sequence is MTKTLIAVVGPTAIGKTALSIKLAQYFNTEIFSADSRQFFKEMTLGTAVPDPHELAAAKHHFIQHISIQDTYNVGLFEQECITQLNNFYTTHNAAILVGGSGLYVDAVLNGLDHFPEVDIQIRPELIQLLEDKGIEALQEELLLRDPKHYASIDLNNKQRLIRALEICRGTSKPYSSFLAKNTISRNFQSLRIGLNADREIIYDRINQRVDLMIANGLVEEAQNLYPLKDLNALQTVGYKEIFNFFEGNYDLATAIEEIKKNTRRFAKRQLTWYRRDKSVLWFDYKTPVEEIIDVIKDKTPLH
- a CDS encoding response regulator transcription factor, which encodes METENKKILLVEDDPNFGTVLKDYLSMNDYDVTHAKNGMEGFEKFKKDDFDLCILDVMMPYKDGFTLAKEIREKNEDVPIIFLTAKAMKEDVLKGYKVGADDYLNKPFDSEVLLMKIKAIMMRKATDSVADSKQFEFQIGGFFLNSKLRFLTYKEDEQIKLSPKENELLRLLALHENDLMPRELALTKIWRDDNYFTSRSMDVYIAKLRKYLKRDDTVEILNIHGEGFRLVVKSDEEKK
- a CDS encoding sensor histidine kinase — protein: MNKKLFVLLVVLMSLSLIGIIFVQGYWISNSIEAKRGQFGFNAKQVLNTVARDIQIKEVNTWYNPVLKMRDSLGIPDDVSLYDLIYKEEDSITNESYVFRNSIVEQDYKLSAPILDYEVDSIKFKKYLQRQYTEIIDKNDLDKAEVDRTTIFTRMSDLSDIERYNIEQAVMYITRKIPIHKRVDTKELERLLTMELAERDMETNFEYAIYSNNLVTNVRSEDFDIQSPDQNFSVPLFADNEGNSDYQLVANFPGEKKYVVSSVIGMGGLSILFTLIIVIAYSSALQQLVKQRQISEIKTDFINNMTHEFKTPIATINLALDAIKNPKINGNPEALTRYMGMIREENKRMHAQVENVLRISKLEKNELDIKKERLKLHDLIEDAIMHIELIVEDRQGYIKTHLGALKSSVLANESHFTNVLVNILDNAVKYSTDVPKIDIYTENLKNFILIKIKDQGDGMTKQVQKKIFDKFYREHTGDIHNVKGHGLGLAYAKRMVEDHAGEIWVQSEKGKGSTFIIKLPLIS
- the coaE gene encoding dephospho-CoA kinase (Dephospho-CoA kinase (CoaE) performs the final step in coenzyme A biosynthesis.), with product MKIVGITGGIGSGKTTIARYFNERFDIPVYYADTEAKALMQTDALRNQIINLLGDKAYENNILDRKYVASKVFKDSKLLEQLNKIVHPAVKVHFEEWSVVQEAPYVLKEAAILFENGTHTSCDFVILVTAPEDVRIQRVLDRDHTSVKEIKNRIDKQWDDFKKIPLADFVIENIDLEISKKKVLEIHLQLLATPLNT
- a CDS encoding CdaR family protein; this encodes MSDKKKRSKNSNLRVFLTIFLVVAAISIMIKLNRNFSFTVKIPLTFQNLSEDYILKKSSTTSVKVTGKASGYDYFKYRFFSQAFPIDLSNLPKNGSRSYYVFTAESDALKGSLSGSEITEFEPDTVYFTLDRNYDKRVPVISNFEISYAPGYGSFQGMEIKPDSITVRGPESEVDTITKVYTSAEVFEDIRASKEGNISLHLFKKIPNVELLPNTIAYNLHVDKFTEGSVSVPLQLINVPPHVSAKVFPKRINVIFNVNVTNYDRVKSSDFKVVVDFDEADSLSTSLTPQVVEIPEFVRDVRISESTVQYLLVK
- a CDS encoding glycosyltransferase — its product is MNLVFSIIIPVYNRPQEVRELLQSLRAQTFRKPFEIVIVEDGSIETSEDVIEEYSDLNITYFIKENTGPGDSRNYGMQRATGNYFLILDSDCVLPESYLKRVDDSLTKKFSDFFGGPDAAEENFTILQKAINYVMTSLLTTGGIRGRKEASSSFEPRSFNMGISKKAFEASGGFGKIHPGEDPDLTIRLWDLGFKSQLITGAFVYHKRRISWAKFYKQVRKFGLVRPILTTWHPQSSKLTFWFPSLFTLGLITAFILALIGFYIPVCLVALYFVFIVLDSTIKNKNITVGLLSVWAVLVQFTGYGFAFAESTYYIRYLKKDPRKKYPHLFFE
- a CDS encoding enoyl-ACP reductase, translating into MSYNLLKGKRGIIFGALDENSIAWKTAERVHEEGGTFVLTNAPIAMRMGSINKLAEKTGSKIIPADATSVEDLEKLVAGAVEELGGKLDFVLHSIGMSINVRKGRHYTDQNYDWTQKGTDVSAMSFHKTMQVLYKQDAMNEWGSIVALTYMAAQRVFPDYNDMADNKAYLESIARSFGYFFGRDKKVRVNTISQSPTPTTAGQGVKGFDGFIAYAEKMSPLGNATAQECADYTITLFSDLTKKVTLQNLFHDGGFSNMGVSNEVMEAFVNEQK
- the recN gene encoding DNA repair protein RecN, which codes for MLNSIHIKNYALIEEVNLNFNDGFTVITGETGAGKSILLGALGLILGKRADIGSIGNPDEKCVIEAHFDITTYNLEALFATENLDFEPQTIIRREILASGKSRAFINDTPVTLNQLSALGLRLVDIHSQHQTMEVTDVDFQFQVLDAFAENGKNLTTYSELYAAFRKKENQLKKLVKQKEEVQKEEEYKSFLLEELLAANLKAGEQEIIETAHDTLNNVEQITEGLAEAYQILSREEVGVNEMLLSAKVRLSKLSGFSPKLKELWERLEAVTIELDDVSESINDLAADTEGDPTELARLESRLKLFFDLQKKHQVDSVEGLIEIRDALDEEVQSLNNLDQNITKLEREIAQAKIELEKLAVQLTSKRTKTIKPLTEKLQSILANLGMPNARFEVSLTDSPSFLDNGKDLLHFLFTANKGMRAQELKKAASGGELSRIMLAIKSVLSDYAHLPTLIFDEIDTGVSGEVALKMGYIMKAMGNRMQLISITHLPQIAGQGAHHFKVYKEDKQQKTTTGIKVLDRDQRIAELAEMLGGKASSDAAFDHARQLLN
- a CDS encoding DUF4835 family protein; amino-acid sequence: MYKLIVIFLFCGIGLHAQELNCSVTINAEQTGQSNLQVFRTLKSELTEFMNNTTWTDLNVKQQERIDCSLVIIVSNINSDSFTASVQIQSSRPVYNSTYNTPVFNFNDKQFNFRYTEFQPLNYNPNNFDSNLISVLSFYAYTIIGLDASTYELGGGEPYFEEAKRIVNTAQQQVSDGWSAQSGTQSRYRLNQDLLSPNFREFSDALYAYHKNGLDYMADNTKEAKQSIAVTLQLFNQLYANRPNNFLSRVFFDTKAEEIASMFSGGPQVNVSNLVTILNKVAPTKSSYWQQIKL